A stretch of Desulfurivibrio alkaliphilus AHT 2 DNA encodes these proteins:
- a CDS encoding GAF domain-containing sensor histidine kinase, with protein sequence MAKHSRKTGNEELQQANLLLESFAHIAEVINAPRLSLKRRSQEILQIILDYLGVEHGSIMMREGRKYLTVLAASRPELVGCRQPLDSNSVAAWVAQHHEPLFIPDIDNDPRFAKRPAGGGQYRKNSLLSAPIIHQQKVIGIINATDKRGDKDLLKQDISRLLDFSSVILSLLVQQDLQQQVRKQRNTLRERNRELQRQQQLRAELSRLLVHDLKGPLSEVVANLDILSYSVEGEMGEFLHAAQVACNKAVRMVSNLTTIDKIEDGGFKLIHETVTADSLIKESLSDIKGMATIRGITLNPVLPPEPAPVLNLDRVMILRVLQNLLVNALGYSPAETQISFGYQLAPEQHMVEFFVQDQGPGIANDKLPTIFEKYQRLADKQDALVGTGLGLYFARLAVELHGGTIGVESTPGQGSRFHFSLPVTKWRSDNPTEEFL encoded by the coding sequence ATGGCTAAGCATTCTAGAAAAACAGGCAACGAAGAGCTGCAGCAGGCCAACCTGCTGCTGGAGAGCTTTGCCCATATTGCGGAAGTAATCAACGCCCCGCGGCTCAGCCTGAAACGGCGCAGCCAGGAGATCCTGCAAATTATTCTGGATTACCTGGGGGTGGAGCACGGCTCCATCATGATGCGCGAAGGGCGCAAATACCTGACGGTGCTGGCCGCCAGCCGCCCGGAACTGGTCGGTTGCCGGCAACCCCTGGACAGTAATTCGGTGGCCGCCTGGGTGGCCCAACACCACGAACCGCTGTTCATTCCCGACATCGACAATGATCCCCGTTTTGCCAAGCGCCCGGCCGGCGGCGGCCAGTACCGCAAGAACTCCCTGCTGTCGGCGCCGATTATCCACCAGCAAAAGGTAATCGGCATCATTAACGCCACCGACAAACGGGGCGACAAGGATCTGCTTAAACAGGACATCAGCCGGCTGCTGGATTTCAGCAGTGTGATTCTCTCGTTGCTGGTGCAGCAGGATCTTCAGCAGCAGGTGCGCAAACAGCGCAATACCCTGCGGGAACGCAACCGGGAGCTGCAGCGTCAGCAACAATTACGGGCCGAGCTTTCCCGCCTGCTGGTGCATGACCTGAAAGGGCCGCTGTCGGAGGTGGTGGCCAACCTGGACATCCTTTCCTACAGCGTCGAGGGAGAAATGGGCGAGTTTCTCCATGCCGCCCAGGTAGCCTGCAACAAGGCGGTTCGGATGGTGAGCAACCTCACCACCATCGATAAAATCGAAGACGGCGGCTTCAAGCTGATCCATGAAACGGTGACCGCCGATTCCCTGATCAAGGAAAGCCTCAGCGACATCAAGGGGATGGCCACCATCCGGGGGATCACCTTAAACCCGGTGCTGCCGCCCGAGCCGGCACCGGTGCTGAACCTGGATCGGGTGATGATCCTGCGGGTGCTGCAAAACCTGCTGGTTAACGCGCTGGGCTACAGCCCCGCCGAAACCCAAATCAGCTTCGGCTATCAGCTCGCTCCCGAGCAGCACATGGTGGAGTTTTTCGTGCAGGATCAAGGGCCGGGGATCGCCAACGACAAGCTCCCCACCATTTTTGAAAAATACCAGCGCCTGGCCGACAAACAGGATGCCCTGGTGGGCACCGGCCTGGGACTCTACTTTGCCAGGCTGGCGGTGGAGCTGCACGGCGGCACCATCGGGGTGGAAAGTACCCCGGGGCAGGGCAGCCGCTTCCATTTTTCGCTGCCGGTTACCAAATGGCGCTCGGATAACCCCACCGAAGAGTTTTTATAA
- a CDS encoding tetratricopeptide repeat protein — MVTHDPKEMTFLIVDDVDNMRRSIRAMLKLLNYGKSFYEAANGRDAWKLLQSDNLQVDFIISDYHMPHASGTELLNLLRSSRRTRHIPFLMITAEANMDIVAEAAEHDVDAYLTKPFVTATLEQKINELLERLRNPSPFTRHLTNARDLEEKGDLAGAIAEAKKAASLNAHSSRPFRELGRLFAKKGDIQKAQACFEQAIQRNRLDVTSYHALGQIAFRRNNSEKAIGYFSRAMEISPRHTDRALQFAKLLFKKNQLQEAEKVLKLVLRHKTNDTDFKEEVAEIALQAGLSNLALKAFREVIKADPQRTYLHKRIGTAMINAGEYAEGTRMLETALEKTPQDIQTMLRLARAYLEMKMPMRADNWASRALRIDPKNHEAQDIIKKCS, encoded by the coding sequence ATGGTAACCCATGATCCAAAAGAAATGACCTTCCTCATCGTCGACGATGTGGACAATATGCGCCGGTCCATCCGGGCCATGCTGAAGCTGCTGAATTACGGCAAGTCCTTTTATGAAGCGGCCAACGGACGGGACGCCTGGAAATTGCTGCAGAGCGACAACCTGCAGGTCGACTTTATTATTTCCGACTATCACATGCCCCACGCTTCCGGCACCGAACTGCTCAATCTGCTGCGCTCCAGCCGGCGCACCCGCCACATCCCCTTTCTGATGATCACCGCCGAGGCCAATATGGATATCGTGGCGGAAGCGGCGGAGCACGACGTCGATGCCTACCTGACCAAACCTTTTGTTACCGCCACCCTGGAGCAAAAGATCAATGAACTGCTGGAACGGCTGCGCAACCCCTCCCCTTTTACCCGGCACCTGACCAATGCCCGTGACCTGGAAGAAAAAGGCGACCTGGCGGGGGCCATCGCCGAGGCAAAAAAAGCGGCTTCCCTGAACGCCCACTCCTCGCGACCGTTCAGAGAGCTGGGCCGCCTGTTTGCCAAGAAGGGCGATATTCAAAAGGCCCAAGCCTGCTTTGAGCAGGCCATCCAACGCAACCGCCTGGACGTAACCTCATACCACGCCCTGGGCCAGATCGCCTTTCGGCGCAACAACAGCGAAAAGGCCATCGGCTACTTTTCCCGGGCCATGGAAATCAGCCCCCGCCATACCGACCGGGCCCTGCAGTTTGCCAAGCTGCTGTTCAAAAAAAATCAACTGCAGGAGGCGGAAAAGGTACTCAAACTGGTACTGCGCCACAAAACCAACGATACCGATTTCAAGGAAGAGGTGGCCGAGATCGCTCTGCAGGCCGGGCTTTCCAATCTGGCCCTCAAAGCCTTTCGCGAGGTGATTAAAGCCGATCCACAGCGCACCTATTTGCACAAGAGAATCGGCACGGCGATGATTAACGCCGGGGAATATGCCGAAGGCACCAGAATGCTTGAAACGGCACTGGAAAAAACGCCCCAGGATATTCAAACCATGCTGCGCCTGGCCCGCGCCTATTTGGAAATGAAAATGCCCATGCGGGCCGACAACTGGGCCTCCCGGGCGCTGCGCATCGACCCCAAAAACCACGAAGCGCAGGATATTATAAAAAAATGTTCTTAA
- a CDS encoding tetratricopeptide repeat protein, translated as MVDHYHEVLLAVQADPARGEEMLAAKWPEFFYGLRALLRDDGREQEEDRENLLLFRFPNPTKALTSFFARLKQVKQRVGWDQTRGEAPLRLVLCLPDLEPLPELLTTADPEAWQQLPPEVPHLSRKLKEQWRQLSDSSRIGFHTLGDEEDGLSPLLFSEEKPRQQRPPLFPHRHLPRRGNSPPCFYCSQTNHEPASCPAKMLTMQTQGLPTVGYLPLEELAQRFAEAMGRQQDLDNLLLTGISPGQLRQDNLLRVYLSYYDLNKVFQPRFLAGIAFSPHSHWDELGRPEATSADNSSLFMGLDCLRVGQYRQADDLFINESRRPRGKQLYAAIGRALVALEQNRLQDMAHYLANALKMAIANKDRIYVCLLLYRHYLLQGDFWKAAHSLDNILAIDRECAEAIYRQIQLAVAEDSLHEALHRLSSLVAEEKLYFIHVLMDPELLPLQDDIDNILHNRLQNQRQEAEENLAQTRAVAEEMEHWLEPEEPALKELRDDLALLEQQWQQGSYYDLVDVAVKSKRINQRCYRLQEARIDALQERIIAAGKRLTSFKNFWQSYPHTSFFPEFGETLKSLHELTTKTDRGGQKNLTGASYRALVEALDESEEKFNRLKELTVKMVWVRNLFKGGKQFIRSLVAAELALISLTLVLLATLLLLSADSPAASGLAEVLRDQAVQKRLLTTVTLILAPFAALIHTLWRSLEQ; from the coding sequence ATGGTTGATCATTATCATGAGGTACTGCTGGCCGTACAGGCCGACCCAGCGCGCGGCGAGGAGATGCTGGCGGCAAAATGGCCGGAGTTTTTTTACGGCTTGCGGGCCCTGCTGCGCGACGACGGCCGGGAACAGGAGGAAGATCGGGAAAATCTACTGCTGTTTCGTTTCCCCAACCCTACCAAAGCGTTAACCTCGTTTTTTGCCCGGCTCAAGCAGGTAAAACAACGGGTGGGCTGGGACCAGACCCGGGGAGAGGCGCCGCTGCGGCTGGTACTCTGTTTGCCCGACCTCGAACCCTTACCCGAGCTGCTGACCACCGCCGACCCTGAAGCCTGGCAGCAGTTGCCGCCGGAGGTGCCTCATTTAAGCCGCAAGCTCAAGGAACAGTGGCGGCAACTGAGCGATTCCAGCCGCATCGGTTTTCACACTTTAGGTGACGAGGAAGATGGGCTCAGCCCACTGCTGTTCAGCGAGGAAAAGCCCCGGCAACAGCGCCCGCCGCTGTTCCCCCACCGGCACCTGCCGCGGCGCGGGAACTCCCCCCCCTGCTTTTACTGCAGCCAGACCAACCACGAGCCGGCCTCCTGCCCGGCCAAAATGCTGACCATGCAAACCCAGGGGTTGCCCACAGTGGGCTATTTGCCTTTAGAGGAACTGGCACAGCGGTTTGCGGAAGCCATGGGGCGGCAGCAGGACCTCGACAACCTGCTGCTTACCGGCATCAGCCCGGGACAATTACGCCAGGACAACCTGCTGCGGGTCTACCTCAGTTATTACGATCTCAATAAGGTCTTCCAGCCTCGCTTTCTGGCCGGGATCGCCTTTAGCCCCCACAGTCACTGGGATGAACTGGGCCGTCCGGAAGCCACCAGCGCTGACAACAGCAGTCTTTTTATGGGCCTGGATTGCCTGCGGGTGGGCCAGTATCGCCAGGCCGACGACCTGTTTATCAACGAAAGCCGCCGGCCGCGCGGCAAACAGCTTTACGCCGCCATCGGCCGGGCCCTGGTGGCCCTGGAACAGAACCGGCTGCAGGATATGGCTCACTACCTGGCCAACGCCCTTAAGATGGCCATCGCCAACAAGGATCGTATTTACGTCTGCCTGTTGCTTTACCGCCACTATCTGCTGCAGGGCGATTTCTGGAAGGCCGCCCACAGCCTGGACAATATTCTGGCCATCGACAGGGAATGCGCCGAGGCCATTTACCGACAAATTCAACTGGCGGTGGCCGAAGACTCACTCCACGAGGCGCTGCATCGCCTCAGCTCCCTGGTGGCGGAGGAAAAGCTGTATTTCATCCATGTCCTGATGGACCCGGAGTTGCTGCCACTGCAAGACGACATCGACAACATCCTCCACAACCGCCTGCAGAATCAGCGCCAGGAGGCGGAAGAGAATCTGGCCCAAACCAGAGCGGTGGCCGAAGAGATGGAGCACTGGCTGGAACCGGAGGAGCCGGCGCTGAAGGAGTTGCGCGACGATCTGGCGCTGCTGGAGCAGCAGTGGCAGCAGGGCAGTTATTACGACCTGGTTGATGTTGCGGTTAAATCCAAGCGCATCAACCAGCGCTGCTACCGCCTCCAGGAAGCCAGGATCGATGCCCTGCAGGAACGGATTATCGCCGCCGGCAAACGGCTGACCTCGTTTAAAAATTTCTGGCAAAGCTACCCCCACACCTCCTTTTTCCCCGAATTTGGCGAAACCCTGAAAAGCCTGCATGAGTTGACCACCAAGACCGACCGAGGAGGCCAGAAAAACCTGACCGGGGCAAGCTACCGCGCCCTGGTGGAAGCCCTGGACGAGAGCGAAGAGAAATTTAATCGGCTCAAAGAGTTGACCGTAAAGATGGTCTGGGTCCGCAACCTGTTCAAGGGCGGCAAACAGTTTATCCGCTCGCTGGTGGCGGCCGAGCTGGCCTTAATCAGCCTGACGCTGGTTCTGCTGGCTACCCTGCTCCTGCTCTCGGCAGACTCCCCCGCCGCCTCCGGGCTGGCCGAAGTCCTGCGGGATCAGGCGGTCCAAAAGCGCCTGCTGACCACGGTCACCCTGATTTTGGCCCCCTTTGCCGCCCTGATCCACACCTTATGGCGCAGCCTGGAGCAATAA
- a CDS encoding MFS transporter — MAQPGAISGRGRVTRRPRREILGWAMFDFANQAYTLLIITVVFGDLFTTVIVGDRGDGYRLGNLLWSLALAGSYFLVVLAGPVCGAVMDYTASKKRFLFASYLVTVIATALLVLVTPGDIALGLTLIVISCFAYSIGENFIASFLPSLGPPEDLGKISGFGWALGYIGGLLAAAFTLAFLGNATAENFERIRWVGPFAAGFFLFAALPTFLWLREPGTARPRPVGQSYLKLGLQRTAATLRDITRFKDLAIFLLSVLFSMAAIYIIISFTFIYGAQVIGWDEKTRNLMFIVVQLTAAAGALGFGFLQDRLGIKAMYQVTLMLWVVAIVAIWATPGLTVWLNRVSGLAWEAQHFFLVVGCLAGISLGATQSASRALVGLFSPADKSAEFFGFWGLANKLAGMLGIAALGVLQAAVGLQESILLCAFLFIVAFTICLPVNQARGQAAAR; from the coding sequence ATGGCGCAGCCTGGAGCAATAAGCGGCCGCGGCCGGGTCACCAGGCGGCCCCGGCGCGAGATCCTGGGCTGGGCGATGTTTGATTTCGCCAACCAGGCCTACACCCTGCTGATCATCACCGTGGTGTTCGGCGACCTGTTCACCACGGTAATTGTCGGCGACCGCGGGGATGGCTATCGGCTGGGCAACCTGCTCTGGAGCCTGGCCCTGGCCGGCAGCTATTTTTTGGTGGTACTGGCCGGCCCGGTCTGCGGCGCGGTGATGGATTACACCGCCAGCAAAAAACGTTTTCTGTTTGCCAGCTACCTGGTTACGGTGATTGCCACCGCCCTGCTGGTGCTGGTCACCCCCGGCGACATCGCCCTGGGGCTGACCCTGATCGTAATCTCCTGCTTTGCCTATTCCATCGGGGAAAATTTCATCGCCTCCTTCCTGCCCAGTCTCGGCCCGCCTGAGGATCTGGGCAAAATCTCCGGTTTCGGCTGGGCCTTGGGTTACATCGGCGGCCTGCTGGCCGCCGCCTTTACCCTGGCCTTTCTGGGCAATGCCACGGCGGAAAACTTTGAGCGGATCCGCTGGGTCGGCCCATTTGCCGCCGGCTTTTTTCTCTTTGCCGCCCTGCCCACCTTTCTCTGGCTGCGGGAACCGGGCACGGCCCGGCCGCGACCGGTCGGGCAAAGCTACCTGAAGTTGGGCCTGCAACGCACCGCCGCCACCCTGCGGGACATCACCCGCTTTAAAGACCTGGCCATTTTCCTGCTGTCGGTGCTCTTTTCCATGGCCGCCATCTATATCATTATCAGCTTCACCTTCATCTACGGCGCCCAGGTCATCGGCTGGGACGAAAAAACCCGCAACCTGATGTTCATCGTGGTGCAGCTCACCGCCGCCGCCGGGGCCCTGGGGTTCGGTTTCCTGCAGGACCGCCTGGGAATTAAGGCCATGTATCAGGTTACCCTGATGCTCTGGGTGGTGGCCATTGTCGCCATCTGGGCCACCCCCGGGCTGACCGTCTGGCTCAACCGGGTCAGCGGGCTGGCCTGGGAGGCGCAACATTTTTTCCTGGTGGTCGGCTGCCTGGCGGGAATCAGCCTGGGCGCCACCCAGTCCGCCAGCCGTGCCCTGGTTGGCCTCTTCTCACCGGCCGACAAAAGCGCCGAATTTTTCGGTTTTTGGGGACTGGCCAACAAGCTGGCCGGCATGCTGGGCATTGCCGCCCTGGGGGTGTTGCAAGCCGCAGTGGGCCTGCAGGAATCGATTCTGCTCTGCGCCTTCCTCTTTATTGTGGCCTTTACTATTTGCCTGCCGGTAAATCAGGCCCGCGGCCAAGCCGCCGCCCGGTAA
- a CDS encoding CvpA family protein translates to MTVLDAGIIAVVVFFVAWGGWVGFVRQLAPVVALILAFVVAGNFAGGVMKLIPLVEPSRLTFLLAYLLLAGATYLLIRALTFGLRRVVNFTLTSWFDRLSGGLFGLAKAYLLVVLLYFVFSGMSGPVSPVLADSYSKPYLDAGARFLQQVIRDEEIRAVFLPREPAIVPLLPVPGNPP, encoded by the coding sequence ATGACTGTCCTTGATGCCGGTATCATCGCGGTGGTGGTTTTTTTCGTCGCCTGGGGGGGCTGGGTCGGTTTTGTCCGCCAGTTGGCCCCGGTGGTGGCCCTGATTCTGGCTTTTGTGGTGGCCGGAAACTTTGCCGGTGGGGTGATGAAGCTGATCCCGCTGGTGGAACCATCACGCCTGACCTTCCTGCTGGCCTACCTTTTGCTGGCCGGGGCGACCTACCTGCTGATCCGCGCGCTTACCTTTGGCCTGCGGCGGGTGGTGAACTTCACCCTTACCTCCTGGTTCGACCGGTTAAGTGGCGGCCTTTTCGGCCTGGCCAAGGCATACCTGCTGGTGGTTTTGCTCTATTTTGTCTTTTCCGGGATGTCCGGCCCGGTGTCACCGGTGCTGGCCGACTCCTACAGCAAGCCCTACCTGGATGCAGGCGCCCGCTTTCTGCAGCAGGTGATCCGCGATGAGGAGATCCGGGCGGTTTTTCTGCCCCGGGAGCCGGCCATAGTACCCCTACTCCCCGTCCCCGGCAACCCCCCGTAA
- a CDS encoding Crp/Fnr family transcriptional regulator — translation MNIVDFLTTVPLFRGLNREQYDHLAMIATDQEYAKGQSIFAEGDPGEGFFMVMSGQVKIYKLSFEGKEQILHIFGPGEPFAEAAVFIGSPYPAHAMALAPSRVLFLPRRAFIELINRQPELALNMLAALSLRLKKFAQLIEELSLKEVPDRLAAHLLSLSDQQQGRDQVVLPVSKTQLAGLLGTIPETLSRIFNKMAKAGMISTDGPRITIQDREALDQLANGERKL, via the coding sequence ATGAATATCGTCGATTTTCTCACCACCGTCCCCCTCTTTAGAGGCTTAAACCGGGAGCAGTACGATCATCTGGCCATGATCGCCACCGACCAGGAATACGCCAAAGGGCAGAGTATTTTTGCCGAAGGCGATCCCGGCGAGGGGTTCTTTATGGTCATGAGCGGCCAGGTAAAAATCTACAAGCTGTCCTTTGAAGGCAAGGAACAGATCCTGCACATCTTCGGCCCCGGGGAACCTTTTGCCGAAGCGGCGGTTTTCATCGGCTCTCCCTATCCGGCCCACGCCATGGCCCTGGCCCCCAGCCGGGTGCTGTTTCTGCCCCGCCGGGCCTTTATAGAATTGATCAACCGCCAGCCCGAGCTGGCCCTCAACATGCTTGCCGCGCTTTCACTGCGGCTGAAAAAGTTTGCCCAGCTGATTGAAGAGCTGTCCCTGAAAGAGGTTCCCGACCGTCTGGCCGCCCATCTGCTCTCGCTCAGCGACCAGCAGCAGGGACGGGACCAGGTGGTGCTGCCGGTGAGCAAGACTCAGCTGGCCGGGCTGCTGGGCACCATCCCGGAAACCCTTTCGCGAATTTTCAACAAAATGGCCAAGGCAGGCATGATCAGCACCGACGGCCCCCGGATCACCATCCAGGATCGCGAGGCCCTGGATCAACTGGCCAACGGAGAACGAAAACTGTAA
- the thiC gene encoding phosphomethylpyrimidine synthase ThiC, giving the protein MSIREDAINGKVTPVFEQCAAHEGVSVETLMAGVAAGDICIPKNHHHDFPRVTGIGKGLKTKVNANIGSSKDHPELENELQKLCVCLKAGADAVMDLSMGGEISAIRREILKNCPIPLGTVPIYQSIAQFVEKDKKKIGEVSVDHIFQTIEEQARDGVDFMTIHCGITRETLRRIDNHPRLLGVVSRGGSFTIEWMSYNNRENPMYEHFDDLLAILKEHEVTLSLGDGIRPGCLADATDRGQVQELIHLGELTQRAWDAGVQVMIEGPGHMPLDQIEANVMLQKRLCHNAPFYVLGPLVTDIAPGYDHITGAIGGAIAASAGADFLCYVTPAEHLKLPSSQDVHDGVIASRIAAHAADIVKKVPGAMARDIEMAKRRCALDWKGQIELSVDPEKARRYREEGNTYTGDACSMCGSFCAIKVYKQASRRRE; this is encoded by the coding sequence ATGAGCATCCGCGAAGACGCCATCAATGGCAAGGTAACCCCGGTATTTGAACAGTGCGCCGCCCACGAGGGGGTCAGCGTTGAAACCCTGATGGCCGGAGTGGCGGCGGGGGATATCTGTATCCCCAAAAATCACCACCACGACTTTCCCCGCGTTACCGGGATCGGCAAAGGGCTGAAAACCAAGGTCAACGCCAATATCGGTTCCTCCAAGGACCACCCGGAACTGGAAAATGAGCTGCAAAAGCTCTGTGTCTGCCTCAAGGCGGGAGCCGACGCGGTGATGGACCTGAGCATGGGCGGAGAGATCAGCGCCATCCGCCGGGAAATTCTCAAAAACTGCCCGATCCCGTTGGGCACCGTGCCCATCTACCAGAGTATCGCCCAGTTCGTGGAGAAGGATAAAAAGAAGATCGGCGAAGTCAGCGTCGATCATATTTTTCAGACCATCGAAGAACAGGCCCGCGACGGGGTGGACTTCATGACCATCCACTGCGGTATTACCAGGGAAACCCTGCGGCGCATCGACAACCACCCGCGCCTGCTGGGGGTGGTCAGCCGGGGCGGTTCGTTCACCATCGAGTGGATGAGCTATAACAACCGCGAAAACCCCATGTACGAACACTTCGACGACCTGCTGGCGATCCTTAAGGAACACGAGGTAACCCTGAGCCTGGGGGACGGCATCCGCCCGGGCTGCCTGGCCGACGCCACCGACCGGGGCCAGGTCCAGGAACTGATCCACCTGGGTGAGCTGACCCAGCGGGCCTGGGACGCCGGGGTACAGGTGATGATCGAAGGCCCGGGGCATATGCCCCTTGATCAAATTGAAGCCAACGTCATGTTGCAGAAAAGGCTCTGCCACAACGCCCCTTTCTATGTTCTGGGACCGCTGGTCACCGATATCGCGCCGGGCTACGACCACATCACCGGCGCCATCGGCGGGGCCATCGCCGCTTCCGCCGGGGCCGACTTTCTCTGTTACGTCACCCCCGCCGAGCACCTCAAGCTGCCCAGCTCCCAGGATGTCCACGACGGGGTGATCGCCTCGCGGATCGCCGCCCACGCCGCCGATATCGTCAAAAAGGTACCCGGCGCCATGGCGCGGGACATTGAAATGGCCAAGCGCCGTTGCGCTTTGGACTGGAAAGGCCAGATCGAACTCTCGGTTGACCCGGAGAAGGCCAGGCGTTATCGTGAGGAGGGCAACACCTACACCGGTGATGCCTGCAGCATGTGCGGCTCGTTCTGCGCCATTAAGGTCTACAAGCAGGCCAGCCGCAGGAGAGAATAA
- a CDS encoding endonuclease III domain-containing protein: MHPLAAIYRQLQDFFGPQHWWPGDTPLEIMVGAVLTQNTSWGNVEKAIDNLKAAGLLPTTLATTNHPSGKTGDSPPREPGDGDGATGQQGRAANNFGEPDQNQCLLALRQLPPEVLAELIRPAGYYNLKARRLHNLLACIADGYGRVENFLALAANDLRQQLLAVKGIGPETADSICLYAAGKPIFVVDAYTHRIFSRHQLLPEEADYHAIQEIFTDALPADPVLYNEYHALIVRLGKEFCKKRNPRCPECPLHRPTD; encoded by the coding sequence ATGCACCCACTGGCCGCAATTTACCGACAACTGCAGGATTTTTTCGGCCCCCAGCACTGGTGGCCCGGCGACACCCCCCTGGAGATCATGGTGGGCGCGGTACTGACCCAAAACACCTCCTGGGGCAATGTCGAGAAGGCCATCGACAACCTCAAGGCGGCAGGCCTGCTACCAACCACCCTGGCAACAACCAACCACCCCTCCGGCAAAACCGGCGACAGCCCCCCCCGGGAGCCCGGCGACGGCGACGGAGCAACCGGCCAACAGGGCAGGGCCGCCAACAACTTCGGCGAGCCGGACCAGAACCAGTGCCTGCTCGCTTTGCGGCAACTGCCCCCCGAGGTGCTGGCCGAACTGATCCGCCCGGCCGGCTATTACAACCTCAAAGCCCGGCGGCTGCACAACCTGCTGGCCTGTATTGCCGACGGGTACGGCAGGGTGGAAAACTTCCTGGCCCTTGCCGCCAACGATCTGCGGCAACAACTGCTGGCGGTCAAGGGCATCGGCCCGGAAACCGCCGATTCCATCTGCCTCTATGCCGCCGGCAAGCCGATTTTCGTGGTGGATGCCTACACCCACCGGATCTTCAGCCGCCACCAACTGCTGCCGGAGGAAGCCGACTACCACGCCATCCAGGAGATCTTCACCGACGCCCTGCCCGCCGACCCGGTCCTCTACAACGAATACCACGCCCTGATCGTTAGGCTGGGCAAAGAGTTCTGCAAGAAGCGCAACCCCCGCTGTCCCGAGTGCCCCCTGCACCGCCCAACCGACTGA